A part of Paenibacillus sp. 481 genomic DNA contains:
- a CDS encoding NAD(P)H-dependent oxidoreductase, whose amino-acid sequence MQNVKDQIMEAHQFRHACKEFDPAKKISAADFEFILETGRLSPSSFGFEPWKFVVVQNSELRDKLLPVTYGAQKQLPTSSHFVIMLSRTKADLMANSEHIQRMITEVQQLPADIQQLKGEVYHKFLEDDFKLLEHERIVFEWGSRQTYIALGNMMTAAAQIGIDSCPVEGFHKEKVEHILQEEGILTGHFGVACMVAFGYRIQEPRPKTRQAMEHIVEWVD is encoded by the coding sequence ATGCAAAACGTAAAAGATCAGATTATGGAGGCGCATCAATTTCGCCATGCTTGCAAGGAATTTGATCCCGCGAAAAAGATAAGCGCCGCCGACTTTGAGTTTATTTTGGAAACGGGACGTTTATCCCCAAGCTCGTTCGGGTTTGAGCCTTGGAAATTTGTTGTCGTCCAGAACTCGGAACTGCGCGACAAGCTGCTTCCGGTCACATATGGAGCCCAAAAACAATTGCCAACATCGAGCCATTTTGTAATAATGCTCTCTCGTACGAAGGCCGATTTGATGGCGAATTCTGAGCATATCCAACGGATGATAACAGAAGTTCAGCAGCTTCCAGCGGACATCCAGCAACTCAAAGGAGAGGTCTATCACAAATTTCTCGAAGATGATTTTAAGTTGCTTGAGCACGAAAGAATTGTCTTTGAATGGGGCAGTCGCCAAACGTATATCGCTTTGGGCAATATGATGACTGCAGCTGCGCAGATCGGAATCGATTCCTGCCCTGTGGAAGGGTTCCACAAAGAGAAAGTAGAGCACATTTTACAGGAAGAAGGAATACTTACGGGTCATTTCGGGGTTGCTTGCATGGTTGCATTCGGATATCGAATTCAAGAGCCTCGTCCCAAAACGAGACAAGCGATGGAACACATCGTGGAGTGGGTGGACTAA
- a CDS encoding arylamine N-acetyltransferase family protein gives MIKLNVQTYLDRIQATKKDEVSLDYLSHLQKQHVLNVHFENLDIMSKKPLSLQVEDLYHKLVHAQQGGVCYELNGLFVHLLQELGFHAYLMAATVHVGNGVWALEHGHLFSIVPLEGKEYVVDVGFGGNCPRLPVPLNGEEVVDSDGTYRVMKNEADSMFYLQKKSDGEYETLYRFETPSQRWNLDTIHPVCVLTETAPESMFNKMYFLSRVTENGRITLLGNTLITVNGQEKTKQKLEEHEIAEAVQRYFELTV, from the coding sequence GTGATCAAGTTGAACGTGCAAACTTATTTGGATCGTATTCAAGCTACCAAGAAAGACGAAGTCAGTCTCGACTATTTATCCCATCTGCAAAAACAGCATGTGCTCAACGTCCATTTTGAAAATCTTGATATTATGTCAAAAAAGCCTCTCTCCTTGCAGGTCGAGGATCTGTATCACAAATTGGTACATGCACAGCAAGGCGGGGTGTGTTACGAACTGAACGGGTTATTTGTTCATTTGTTACAAGAGCTCGGCTTTCACGCTTATCTAATGGCAGCAACTGTACATGTAGGCAATGGAGTCTGGGCCTTGGAACATGGCCATTTGTTTAGCATCGTACCGCTTGAAGGTAAGGAGTATGTGGTTGATGTAGGATTTGGGGGCAACTGCCCACGCCTACCTGTTCCGCTGAATGGGGAGGAAGTCGTTGATAGCGATGGGACTTATCGCGTCATGAAAAACGAGGCCGACTCCATGTTCTATTTGCAGAAGAAGAGTGACGGCGAGTATGAAACGCTATATCGCTTTGAGACGCCTTCGCAGCGCTGGAATTTGGACACGATACACCCTGTTTGTGTGCTGACGGAAACGGCGCCTGAGTCCATGTTTAACAAGATGTATTTCTTGTCCCGAGTGACGGAGAACGGGCGCATTACGCTGTTAGGGAATACGTTAATTACTGTCAATGGTCAGGAAAAAACGAAGCAAAAGCTTGAGGAGCATGAGATTGCGGAAGCGGTTCAGCGCTACTTTGAGTTGACGGTTTAA
- a CDS encoding YutD family protein, with amino-acid sequence MIHIGGKMYDLVHEHRTAWNPEAFRDRYSEVLERYDYILGDWGYSQLRLKGFFKDNHPKSTKESSFSSVMDYVNEYCNFGCAYFILEKVSNKDARWRPPTEESDWSGEQEGAAALEEGSTAEHGTADQAAPQPQGISLQPKANAPEATTAAVPSERKPNRQRTRQKPHSKSGYQGASRSEQAREGRGTGKDRDSREAKDVKDNREGREQRDSKAAQETKAASEAKSAQGSRPAQEAKVAHQARPTQEAKTAHQARPTQEAKATQETRPTQEAKAAQQARPAQEAKVAQETRPTQEAKVAQQARPTQEAKAAQQTRPAQEAKATQETRPTQEAKDTKDARTTH; translated from the coding sequence GTGATTCATATCGGCGGAAAAATGTACGATCTTGTACACGAACATAGAACGGCGTGGAACCCTGAGGCGTTTCGCGATCGCTACAGCGAGGTGCTGGAGCGGTATGACTACATATTGGGAGATTGGGGCTATAGCCAATTGCGGCTAAAGGGCTTTTTTAAGGACAATCACCCAAAGTCAACGAAAGAATCCTCATTTTCGAGTGTGATGGATTATGTGAATGAGTATTGCAATTTTGGTTGCGCTTATTTTATTTTGGAAAAAGTGAGCAACAAAGACGCGCGTTGGCGTCCGCCAACTGAGGAGAGCGATTGGAGCGGAGAGCAAGAAGGAGCTGCTGCTTTAGAAGAAGGCAGCACTGCTGAACACGGAACTGCTGATCAAGCTGCACCTCAACCGCAAGGTATCTCGCTTCAACCGAAGGCGAACGCGCCAGAGGCTACGACAGCTGCTGTGCCAAGTGAGCGCAAGCCTAATCGGCAGCGTACTCGTCAGAAGCCGCACAGTAAATCCGGCTACCAAGGAGCTTCGCGTTCCGAACAAGCTCGTGAAGGACGTGGTACAGGCAAGGACCGCGATTCACGTGAGGCTAAAGACGTGAAAGATAACCGTGAAGGCAGAGAACAGCGAGATTCGAAGGCAGCTCAAGAAACGAAAGCAGCCTCGGAAGCGAAGAGTGCTCAAGGCTCAAGACCTGCGCAAGAAGCGAAGGTTGCTCATCAGGCAAGACCTACGCAAGAAGCTAAGACTGCTCATCAGGCAAGACCTACGCAAGAAGCTAAGGCTACTCAAGAGACAAGACCTACGCAAGAAGCGAAGGCTGCTCAACAGGCAAGACCTGCGCAAGAAGCTAAGGTTGCTCAAGAGACAAGACCTACGCAAGAAGCGAAGGTTGCTCAACAGGCAAGACCTACGCAAGAAGCTAAGGCTGCTCAGCAGACAAGACCTGCGCAAGAAGCTAAGGCTACTCAAGAGACAAGACCTACGCAAGAAGCGAAAGATACAAAAGACGCTCGCACCACGCACTAA
- a CDS encoding winged helix-turn-helix domain-containing protein encodes MQLELYASEYKVTAEGITVALLPKEFALFQFLYRNSDRTFSREQLLDNVWPLEYPVERTVDDHIYRLRKKLRPFIDLEIKSVRGLGYRLTVLRPKTAEQANPTTQDPELYDAMRDVFGKYHQYGQGRSMLTLARQQDVLGYELDPFYSVYVHFVQGDLEWLLHTDEVPLSERIYWLLLFYLFSGDPKQKLVFCEQILAKKRLSPDRQLEMEILNILDLYTMAGKPDAALERLMMSHSVITDPIYENFRPQTAITEMFVNLVVGAEENELRKMAETIEVDILPSKPFLREVGSYKVVKGLWMLQRQEWREAEKLLDEGLHILDKSGFVPIRLFALIRIHYYCGLFPPKKELQQKYIDKYAEVQEQIGFNKLSGPLEATLQNVLNRF; translated from the coding sequence ATGCAACTAGAATTATACGCGAGTGAATATAAAGTGACAGCGGAAGGCATAACGGTAGCGCTACTGCCCAAGGAATTCGCTCTTTTTCAATTTCTCTACCGTAACAGCGATCGTACATTCAGCCGGGAACAGCTGCTGGATAACGTATGGCCGTTGGAATATCCGGTTGAACGGACGGTGGATGATCATATATACAGGCTGCGTAAGAAGTTGCGTCCTTTTATCGATCTGGAGATCAAATCGGTCCGTGGATTAGGGTACCGCCTGACCGTGTTGCGTCCAAAGACTGCTGAGCAAGCGAACCCTACTACCCAAGATCCAGAGTTGTATGACGCAATGCGGGATGTATTCGGAAAATACCATCAATACGGCCAAGGTCGTTCGATGTTGACCCTCGCACGCCAACAGGATGTGCTTGGCTATGAGCTAGATCCGTTTTATTCCGTCTATGTCCATTTTGTACAAGGCGATCTGGAATGGTTGCTCCATACCGACGAGGTTCCACTGAGCGAACGCATCTATTGGCTACTGTTGTTCTATCTTTTTTCGGGCGACCCGAAGCAGAAGCTTGTATTTTGTGAGCAAATACTTGCGAAGAAACGGTTGTCCCCTGACCGGCAACTAGAAATGGAGATTCTCAACATCCTTGATCTGTATACCATGGCAGGCAAGCCTGATGCAGCGCTGGAGCGGTTGATGATGAGTCATTCGGTGATTACCGATCCCATTTATGAGAATTTCAGACCACAAACGGCGATCACAGAAATGTTTGTAAACCTCGTTGTAGGAGCCGAAGAGAATGAGCTGAGAAAAATGGCGGAGACGATTGAAGTTGACATTTTGCCTAGCAAGCCTTTTCTGCGTGAAGTTGGGAGTTACAAGGTGGTCAAGGGGCTTTGGATGTTACAGCGTCAAGAATGGCGTGAAGCGGAGAAGTTATTGGACGAGGGGCTGCACATTTTGGACAAGTCCGGCTTTGTTCCGATACGGCTGTTTGCCCTAATCCGAATTCATTATTACTGTGGCCTGTTTCCGCCAAAAAAAGAGTTGCAGCAAAAATACATCGATAAGTATGCGGAAGTACAGGAGCAGATCGGTTTCAATAAGCTGTCAGGGCCGCTGGAAGCTACGCTACAAAATGTACTAAACCGCTTCTAA
- the yunB gene encoding sporulation protein YunB produces MSKWRPKGWRGGGTLLGQLLHAWKAGRTKRWGSSWRWPTRRNRVETVSSFKQQAKPRSPRWYSRPGKPRSKRKAWFIALVIFFFLSVQLFVYVDRHLRGPIMHLAKIRVKQIATQAINKAITNEVMKDRKIDKLVDWKTDSRGKVTSFVLNYNEHMRITADTVNIVQSSLKELGMINDHIPVGQALGSPLIASFGPRVPIKMEPHGVVKVDLKTRPINVGINMVLVEVYIKIVEEVSIVIPFDLEPEVVETEIPISYLLVVGDVPMYYYDGSGRPVGNNREQAPPLSLPMQPPAAGTDAHAGPPPAPSNESGGISNNSHPTTSHPATSVPSQSMHSTNLTSPTHSTNPTNSTSPTTMNPLGPIVVPQRPESQGSGDGGGANTEGFTPSNEGN; encoded by the coding sequence TTGAGCAAATGGCGACCGAAAGGTTGGCGTGGAGGCGGCACGCTGTTGGGGCAGTTGCTGCATGCATGGAAAGCGGGGAGGACGAAACGCTGGGGCTCTAGTTGGAGATGGCCAACGCGGCGCAACCGCGTAGAGACGGTTAGCAGCTTCAAACAACAAGCAAAGCCACGCTCACCAAGATGGTACAGTCGTCCGGGGAAGCCGCGCAGCAAACGTAAAGCTTGGTTTATTGCGCTCGTCATCTTCTTTTTTCTATCCGTACAATTATTCGTCTACGTTGATCGTCATTTGCGTGGCCCGATTATGCATCTTGCCAAAATACGTGTGAAACAAATTGCCACGCAAGCGATTAATAAAGCGATTACGAATGAAGTGATGAAGGATAGAAAAATTGATAAATTAGTGGATTGGAAGACGGATTCACGTGGCAAGGTGACAAGCTTTGTTCTGAACTACAATGAGCATATGCGCATAACGGCTGATACGGTGAATATCGTTCAGTCGTCACTCAAAGAGCTTGGGATGATAAATGATCATATCCCGGTCGGCCAAGCACTAGGCAGTCCGCTTATTGCCTCATTTGGCCCACGTGTGCCGATTAAGATGGAACCGCATGGCGTCGTCAAAGTCGATTTGAAGACGAGGCCGATCAATGTGGGCATTAACATGGTATTAGTTGAAGTGTATATCAAAATCGTGGAGGAGGTGTCCATCGTCATTCCTTTTGATTTGGAACCGGAAGTGGTGGAAACCGAAATTCCGATTTCGTATTTGCTCGTTGTCGGCGACGTGCCGATGTACTATTACGACGGCTCAGGTCGGCCAGTTGGCAACAATCGCGAGCAGGCCCCGCCATTGTCACTGCCGATGCAGCCGCCTGCCGCTGGCACGGATGCTCATGCTGGACCACCGCCAGCGCCATCTAATGAAAGTGGCGGTATTAGCAATAACTCTCATCCGACGACATCCCATCCGGCCACGTCCGTTCCGTCGCAATCGATGCATTCAACGAACCTGACGAGCCCGACGCATTCGACGAACCCAACGAACTCAACGAGCCCGACTACAATGAACCCTTTGGGCCCCATTGTAGTGCCGCAGCGTCCTGAATCGCAAGGGAGTGGCGATGGCGGGGGAGCTAATACGGAGGGTTTCACGCCTTCAAATGAAGGGAACTAG
- a CDS encoding GNAT family N-acetyltransferase, translated as MNHTHTFTIDTDSIRLRTFSTADYEELHQLTRQSEITDILPDWNMTEEQLEQFLSFVVGSYEKFDPHNVQILLAVEHKEDKRLIGWCGVFPNDLLDPAAREVAYAISKDYRNQGYTTSVVRAIASFVFANTELARIVAIVKPFNVASRRVVEKAGFDHIRLTKLADQQEYDYFEMRKHTAHEAEETEETEETEKTEETEGDINNMMIQFRRAQIEDAAQLSALMKRTFDQEIQKWHTGDGAPDSNLRPPGYDSLEMHRYLTRELDYYAIVLGGIEGTIIGGISVESSGKRHARLDKIFIDPSYQGRGLGSKAIAFIESEFPAVEEWRLETSSRQINNHFFYEKAGYVRTYESEDEYVYEKIMAGNVEHSATAPSKFKDQNLSHTQFESCAMNGADFYKMNVEKACYSNSNLSGSQFTDCNLSHSTFKNMNLTNVLLADLRLSNSEIALVSLDGVRFHDTNLGASHTPMTFERCDLRGTEIRGSNLSNVNIDQCNISGMKINGIPVEELLRAYEQTNGD; from the coding sequence ATGAACCATACACATACATTCACGATCGACACTGATTCAATCCGTTTGCGGACATTTTCAACAGCCGACTATGAAGAATTGCATCAACTGACAAGACAATCAGAGATTACGGACATATTACCGGATTGGAACATGACGGAGGAGCAGCTTGAGCAATTTTTATCGTTTGTGGTAGGCAGCTACGAGAAGTTTGATCCTCACAATGTGCAAATCTTACTGGCGGTGGAGCACAAGGAGGACAAGCGACTCATTGGCTGGTGTGGCGTATTTCCAAATGACTTATTAGATCCGGCAGCTCGAGAAGTTGCTTATGCCATTTCAAAGGATTACAGAAATCAGGGGTACACGACAAGCGTAGTTCGAGCGATCGCCTCATTTGTCTTTGCCAACACAGAGCTTGCTCGAATTGTTGCTATCGTCAAACCGTTTAATGTGGCTTCACGAAGAGTAGTGGAAAAGGCGGGGTTTGATCATATTCGTCTAACGAAGCTAGCAGACCAGCAGGAATACGACTATTTTGAAATGAGAAAACATACAGCACACGAAGCCGAAGAGACAGAAGAAACAGAAGAAACGGAAAAAACGGAAGAAACCGAAGGGGACATCAACAATATGATGATTCAGTTTCGCAGAGCACAAATTGAAGATGCTGCACAACTTTCAGCTTTGATGAAAAGGACGTTTGATCAGGAGATCCAGAAGTGGCATACAGGTGATGGAGCCCCGGACAGCAACCTTCGTCCGCCTGGCTACGATTCGCTGGAAATGCACAGGTACTTGACTCGGGAATTGGATTATTACGCGATTGTATTAGGAGGAATAGAAGGAACAATAATCGGTGGCATCTCGGTCGAATCTTCGGGCAAAAGACATGCCAGACTCGATAAGATCTTTATTGATCCGAGCTATCAGGGGCGAGGATTGGGTTCCAAGGCCATTGCATTCATTGAAAGTGAATTCCCAGCTGTTGAAGAGTGGAGATTGGAGACGTCGAGCAGGCAAATTAACAATCATTTTTTCTATGAAAAAGCGGGCTACGTGCGGACGTATGAGTCGGAGGATGAGTACGTGTACGAAAAAATAATGGCTGGAAACGTCGAGCATTCAGCTACTGCTCCATCGAAATTTAAGGATCAGAACCTTTCGCATACGCAGTTTGAGAGCTGCGCCATGAATGGGGCTGATTTTTACAAAATGAACGTGGAAAAAGCCTGTTACAGCAACAGCAATCTAAGCGGCAGCCAATTTACGGACTGCAATCTAAGTCACTCTACATTTAAAAATATGAATCTCACTAACGTCCTGCTTGCTGATTTGAGATTGAGCAATAGTGAAATAGCGCTGGTTTCTTTAGATGGGGTTCGCTTTCACGATACGAATCTAGGCGCCTCCCATACGCCTATGACATTTGAAAGATGTGATCTACGTGGGACGGAGATACGCGGGAGCAATCTGTCGAACGTAAATATCGATCAGTGCAACATTTCGGGGATGAAAATTAACGGTATACCTGTAGAGGAACTGCTACGTGCATACGAGCAAACGAATGGAGACTAA
- a CDS encoding MFS transporter, which yields MTTTQQAGTSLLRNKVFRRVYSAYASATFGDWFDMLAIQVLVGYRWHASPLMLALIPIAIALPNILLGSVAGVAADRLNKLKLMRMCDLLTAVLTLLVLLAPNMWWLLSLLMLRSAISTLNVPAQQSLTRSIVREDQLLQATSLNGIVNQGSKIAGPLLGGVALSFLSPQWCILICACFRVGAYILLLTVKDAEVINIKKEVQGESLSVSATEQRVPLRTMWKEGWSFIFHSRLLFNTMLFGITGALSIQMIDFQFTSLFRTIAPQQESLLGWLVAASGVGAITIITAMNKMNRESGYGWKFGSGYVLIGISVAGLGLLEPGVSVLPVLILGFVMGLGNGIFMITFSYCLQKETPPHMTGRVFGIQSTILGTIMIGAPLLGGTLVQAIGPMQTFLMIGILVAVLGLLGILFGNLLWPTSKVVNRDRALEHSMGGA from the coding sequence ATGACAACTACTCAACAAGCAGGAACAAGCCTGCTTCGTAACAAAGTATTTAGGCGTGTATATAGCGCTTATGCTTCAGCAACCTTCGGAGACTGGTTCGACATGTTGGCTATTCAGGTGCTCGTAGGTTATCGTTGGCATGCCAGCCCGCTCATGCTGGCCCTAATCCCGATCGCCATCGCACTGCCTAATATTTTGCTCGGTTCCGTTGCAGGTGTCGCTGCCGATCGGCTGAACAAGCTGAAGCTGATGCGAATGTGCGATCTGCTCACGGCAGTCTTAACGTTGCTCGTGTTGCTCGCTCCAAATATGTGGTGGCTGCTTTCCTTGCTTATGTTGCGTTCGGCCATCTCAACGTTAAACGTGCCCGCTCAGCAGTCGCTAACACGTAGCATCGTAAGAGAGGATCAACTGCTGCAAGCTACTTCACTCAACGGGATCGTGAATCAAGGTTCCAAGATCGCTGGGCCTTTATTGGGCGGCGTCGCTTTATCCTTCCTGTCGCCACAATGGTGCATTTTGATATGCGCCTGCTTCAGGGTCGGTGCTTATATCCTCTTGCTCACCGTCAAGGACGCAGAGGTGATAAACATCAAGAAAGAAGTTCAGGGGGAATCCCTCTCCGTATCTGCAACAGAGCAACGAGTTCCGCTACGTACGATGTGGAAAGAAGGATGGAGCTTTATTTTCCATAGCAGACTGCTGTTCAACACGATGCTATTCGGGATAACTGGGGCACTCTCTATCCAGATGATCGATTTTCAGTTCACCAGCCTCTTTCGGACCATTGCTCCCCAGCAAGAATCTTTGCTCGGTTGGTTAGTTGCAGCATCAGGTGTAGGTGCCATAACGATCATTACGGCGATGAACAAAATGAACCGTGAATCGGGTTATGGTTGGAAATTTGGTAGTGGCTACGTGCTGATAGGCATATCTGTGGCAGGACTGGGATTACTCGAGCCTGGCGTATCGGTTCTTCCTGTATTGATACTAGGGTTCGTAATGGGCTTGGGCAACGGCATATTTATGATTACTTTCAGCTATTGCCTGCAAAAAGAGACACCTCCACATATGACAGGCCGTGTATTCGGGATTCAGAGCACCATCCTAGGAACGATTATGATTGGAGCACCCCTGCTTGGCGGAACCTTGGTGCAAGCTATCGGCCCGATGCAAACATTTTTAATGATCGGAATTTTAGTTGCCGTGCTAGGTTTGTTGGGCATTTTGTTCGGCAATCTGTTGTGGCCTACGTCCAAAGTAGTGAACAGAGACCGCGCTTTGGAGCATTCGATGGGTGGAGCATAG
- a CDS encoding LysR family transcriptional regulator yields the protein MDLLQLKYFQTVARTEHMTKAARELHIAQPALSVMIARLEEDLGVPLFDRIGRQIRLNVFGKAFLKKVNNALGELEEGRRELEDLAGLERGSILLATTTLYRVADFLGPFLALHPHVNFRITQAITEDMKIELLEKGEIDFCLATASIQRPGIVNLPLQTEEMVLAVPPTHRLAGRSRIRLSEVANDPFINLKAGYSFRKITDECCHRAGFIPNIICEGDEPAAISSLVRAGLGVAFLPIAAKREIPPLNLLHIEEPACQWTPHLVWREKQYLSLAAQAFREFVVAHYTQVSP from the coding sequence ATGGACTTGCTGCAACTCAAATATTTTCAAACCGTTGCCCGTACCGAACATATGACCAAGGCAGCGCGTGAGCTACATATCGCCCAGCCAGCTCTCAGCGTGATGATTGCACGTTTGGAAGAGGATTTAGGGGTACCGCTGTTTGATCGGATCGGGCGACAAATCCGGCTCAATGTGTTCGGCAAAGCTTTTCTCAAAAAGGTGAACAATGCGCTTGGGGAGCTGGAAGAAGGTCGGCGCGAATTGGAGGATTTAGCGGGATTGGAGCGGGGGAGTATTTTACTGGCGACAACTACCTTGTATCGCGTAGCTGATTTTTTAGGGCCTTTTTTAGCCTTGCATCCGCACGTGAACTTTCGCATTACGCAAGCCATTACCGAGGACATGAAGATTGAATTACTCGAAAAAGGCGAAATCGACTTCTGTCTCGCCACGGCATCTATTCAACGACCTGGAATCGTTAATTTACCACTACAGACTGAAGAAATGGTACTGGCTGTGCCACCTACACATCGCCTTGCAGGCCGCAGCCGTATTCGGCTTAGCGAAGTGGCCAATGACCCGTTCATTAATTTGAAGGCAGGGTATAGCTTCCGTAAAATTACTGATGAATGTTGTCATCGAGCGGGGTTTATCCCGAACATTATTTGCGAAGGTGACGAGCCCGCAGCTATTAGCAGTTTGGTTCGGGCGGGTCTTGGTGTCGCGTTTCTGCCGATAGCTGCCAAGCGCGAAATACCGCCGCTTAATCTGCTTCATATTGAAGAGCCGGCTTGTCAGTGGACACCTCACTTGGTGTGGCGAGAGAAACAATATTTATCGCTTGCGGCCCAAGCGTTTCGTGAATTTGTTGTGGCGCATTATACGCAAGTATCGCCATAA
- a CDS encoding M23 family metallopeptidase — translation MSLLAAMLWCGQAITPASAYAWIAGGNKQALASNKALHVEPKSSEGDKDKSAFLWRDVRLLYEKISATTGIPWYRLAAIDQYERTLTRANPKHRAHPERKIGIYIEPPKWAGMLNPDWEDRNPRSISIFKGLGRDGSGDAKAEYNNDDDLLYSLAAYIGSFGLGEDDFGIGLWNYYHNPRAVQRIKQFARIYEHFDRLDLYGSAFPLPVSAVYSYRSTWGMGRHYGGFRIHEGTDIFAPHGVPVRSTSYGIVEIKGWNRYGGWRIGIRDLNNIYHYYAHLSGFEKNMKLGDIVVPGQPIGWVGSSGYGKPGTSGKFPPHLHFGVYRDRGLLEYAFDPYPLLRKWESSDIRQFKQEKKEREKAKQVKKSSPAS, via the coding sequence ATGAGTTTACTTGCTGCAATGTTGTGGTGTGGACAAGCAATCACACCAGCAAGTGCATACGCATGGATAGCAGGCGGAAATAAGCAGGCTCTTGCTTCTAATAAAGCGCTGCACGTGGAACCGAAATCATCTGAAGGGGATAAAGATAAATCTGCATTTTTATGGAGAGACGTACGGCTGTTATATGAAAAAATAAGTGCAACTACCGGCATTCCTTGGTATCGCTTAGCCGCCATCGATCAGTATGAGCGAACGTTAACGAGAGCGAATCCTAAACATAGAGCGCATCCTGAACGCAAAATTGGCATTTATATTGAACCTCCAAAGTGGGCCGGCATGCTGAATCCAGATTGGGAAGATCGCAATCCGCGCTCCATCTCGATTTTTAAGGGCTTGGGTCGAGACGGCTCCGGTGACGCTAAAGCGGAATACAATAACGATGACGATTTACTCTACAGCTTAGCGGCATATATTGGCTCATTTGGCTTAGGTGAAGATGACTTCGGTATCGGATTATGGAACTATTATCACAACCCACGAGCGGTGCAGCGCATAAAGCAGTTTGCACGCATTTACGAGCATTTTGACCGATTGGACTTGTACGGTTCGGCATTTCCGCTTCCGGTTTCCGCTGTCTATTCTTACCGTAGCACGTGGGGAATGGGCCGACATTATGGCGGATTCCGTATTCATGAAGGAACGGATATATTTGCTCCGCATGGCGTGCCTGTGCGCAGCACTTCGTACGGAATCGTCGAGATTAAAGGATGGAATCGGTACGGGGGTTGGCGGATCGGCATTCGTGATTTAAACAATATTTATCACTACTACGCTCATCTGTCCGGCTTCGAAAAAAATATGAAGTTAGGCGATATCGTCGTCCCAGGTCAGCCGATCGGATGGGTTGGTAGCTCAGGGTACGGCAAGCCTGGCACATCGGGAAAATTCCCGCCTCACTTGCATTTCGGCGTGTATCGGGATCGTGGGCTGCTTGAGTATGCGTTTGATCCGTATCCTTTGTTGCGCAAATGGGAATCGAGCGATATTCGCCAGTTTAAGCAAGAGAAAAAGGAGCGTGAAAAAGCGAAGCAAGTCAAGAAAAGTTCGCCTGCTTCGTAG
- a CDS encoding winged helix-turn-helix transcriptional regulator: MTVRKRRFGDAPNGEACPVEFTLDIIGGKWKGILLYHLMDGTKRFNELRKICPHITQRMLTLQLRELAEDGVIHREVYQQVPPKVEYSLTEFGRTLEPILVLLKQWGESYKDQCNRAADKRDKDMDNEENS; this comes from the coding sequence ATGACTGTCCGTAAAAGGAGATTTGGCGATGCACCTAATGGAGAAGCGTGTCCCGTTGAGTTTACACTTGATATTATCGGCGGAAAATGGAAAGGTATTTTACTGTATCATCTGATGGACGGTACGAAACGATTTAATGAACTCCGTAAAATTTGTCCCCATATTACGCAGCGCATGTTGACCTTGCAACTAAGGGAGCTAGCAGAGGACGGCGTTATTCACCGTGAGGTATATCAGCAAGTGCCACCGAAAGTGGAGTATTCGTTAACCGAGTTCGGAAGAACGTTGGAGCCTATTCTTGTGCTTTTGAAGCAATGGGGTGAATCCTATAAGGATCAGTGTAATAGGGCGGCTGACAAGCGTGACAAGGACATGGATAACGAAGAGAATTCCTAA